From Candidatus Methylomirabilota bacterium, a single genomic window includes:
- a CDS encoding type II toxin-antitoxin system HicB family antitoxin produces the protein MKFLVTLDRDEKGWVVVECPALPGCVSQGRTIDEALRNVREAILASLETRRAQGLPVALDVVEVEVETPAT, from the coding sequence ATGAAGTTCCTGGTCACCCTGGACCGCGACGAGAAGGGCTGGGTCGTTGTCGAATGCCCGGCGCTCCCCGGTTGTGTCTCCCAGGGGCGGACGATCGATGAGGCGCTCCGCAACGTCCGTGAAGCCATCCTGGCGAGCCTCGAAACCCGCCGAGCCCAGGGCCTTCCCGTCGCTCTCGACGTCGTGGAAGTGGAGGTCGAGACTCCCGCGACGTGA
- a CDS encoding AMP-binding protein, producing MAQTVFEAFMATAAAAPDNVFLCAPPAPGRAWHPDGVEFTYEQTRQAVLALWERYASAGYGHGHRVALLLENRPEFFFHYLALNALGAGIVPINPDYRHDEMLYQMEHSEADLAVVIGSRVADLEAVARERAKPLPVVNAERLPSSLPKPGPAPRAGTPGLDTETSLLYTSGTTGRPKGCILSNFYYLNAGAWYRDLGGIFRIEYGRERILNPLPLFHMNAQAVTATAAILTANCLAQPERFSPSRWWKDVVSAKATIIHYLGVMPPLLLNQPETPEERQHRVKLAIGAGVEPELHPLFEKRFGFPLIEVWGMTETGRIYADSHEPRQVTTRAFGRPQGGLEARVVDDRGHEVSRGSEGELLVRWDGPEGPRHGFFSGYLKNAEATEEAWRGGWFHTGDVVRRMPDGMLVFVDRRKNIIRRSGENIAAAEVEACLQAHEAVAQVAVLAVPDEVRAEEVMACVVPMAGLAPDRALASLLQDWCLARLAYFKAPGWVLFVDRLPTTGTQKVQKTQIFPKGEDPRRQPGALDLREGKKRR from the coding sequence ATGGCGCAGACCGTCTTCGAGGCGTTCATGGCGACGGCCGCGGCCGCGCCCGACAACGTATTCCTCTGCGCGCCGCCCGCTCCCGGGCGCGCCTGGCACCCCGATGGCGTCGAGTTCACCTACGAGCAGACCCGCCAGGCGGTCCTGGCGCTCTGGGAGCGGTACGCCTCGGCCGGCTACGGCCACGGCCACCGGGTGGCGCTGCTGCTCGAGAACCGTCCCGAGTTCTTCTTCCATTACCTGGCGCTCAACGCGCTCGGCGCCGGCATCGTCCCCATCAACCCCGACTACCGGCACGACGAGATGCTCTACCAGATGGAGCACTCGGAGGCCGACCTGGCGGTCGTGATCGGCAGCCGCGTGGCCGATCTGGAGGCCGTCGCGCGCGAGCGCGCCAAGCCGTTGCCGGTGGTGAACGCCGAGCGCCTGCCGTCTTCGCTCCCGAAGCCGGGGCCGGCGCCGCGGGCGGGCACGCCCGGGCTCGACACCGAGACGAGCCTCCTCTATACCTCGGGCACCACCGGGCGGCCCAAGGGCTGCATCCTGAGCAACTTCTATTACCTCAACGCGGGCGCCTGGTACCGCGACCTCGGCGGAATCTTCCGCATCGAGTACGGCCGCGAGCGCATCCTCAACCCGCTGCCGCTCTTCCACATGAACGCCCAGGCGGTGACGGCCACCGCCGCCATTCTCACCGCCAACTGCCTGGCCCAGCCCGAGCGCTTCAGCCCGAGCCGGTGGTGGAAGGACGTGGTGAGCGCGAAGGCGACGATCATCCACTACCTCGGCGTCATGCCGCCCCTCCTGCTGAACCAGCCGGAGACGCCCGAGGAGCGCCAGCACCGGGTGAAGCTCGCCATCGGCGCCGGCGTGGAGCCCGAGCTCCATCCGCTGTTCGAGAAGCGCTTCGGCTTTCCGCTGATCGAGGTGTGGGGGATGACCGAGACCGGCCGCATCTATGCCGACAGCCACGAGCCCCGCCAGGTCACCACGCGCGCGTTCGGCCGGCCCCAGGGCGGGCTCGAGGCTCGCGTCGTCGATGACAGGGGCCATGAGGTTTCGCGCGGGAGCGAGGGGGAGCTGCTCGTGCGCTGGGACGGGCCCGAAGGGCCGCGCCACGGCTTCTTCTCCGGCTATCTCAAGAACGCCGAGGCCACCGAGGAGGCCTGGCGGGGCGGCTGGTTCCACACCGGCGACGTCGTGCGCCGGATGCCGGACGGCATGCTCGTCTTCGTGGACCGTAGGAAGAACATCATCCGGCGCTCGGGCGAGAACATCGCCGCGGCCGAGGTGGAGGCGTGCCTGCAGGCTCACGAGGCGGTCGCGCAGGTGGCGGTGCTGGCCGTGCCCGACGAGGTGCGCGCGGAAGAGGTGATGGCCTGCGTCGTGCCGATGGCCGGCCTGGCGCCGGACCGTGCGCTGGCTTCGCTCTTACAGGACTGGTGTCTGGCGCGCCTGGCCTACTTCAAGGCTCCCGGCTGGGTCCTCTTCGTCGACCGCCTGCCCACCACCGGCACCCAGAAGGTCCAGAAGACCCAGATCTTCCCCAAGGGCGAGGACCCGCGCCGGCAGCCAGGCGCCCTCGATCTGCGGGAGGGGAAGAAGCGGCGGTGA
- a CDS encoding alpha/beta hydrolase: MPDEILATVIKSWKPRFVNNGVDMNDYQWTVEPLEKWDQWYGAWMGLGRKHEALAVEAERAGQAVTAGEAYYRAAIAYHFAVFCWIHDLDEYAAGHRKRVECYGKALPTLDPPGQRVEFPLEGITLPAYLRKPRGVARPPVVLFISGLDSAKEEHATFERFFLQRGLATLSLDGPGQGETWYRMKMRVDFEVTATAAIDWLLGRGDVDGTRVGICGVSLGGYLAPRCAAFEPRLKAVASCGGLHSLGDRDFLNEHHLRRFCHIWGAKDEAEVRQKARGATLDGPAKNIRAPLLIVHGEKDNLIPPSDPYRTYEQASGPKRWVCYPEGNHVCNNIIYKYRPLVADFMAEHLA, translated from the coding sequence ATGCCGGATGAGATCCTCGCTACTGTCATCAAGAGCTGGAAGCCGCGGTTCGTCAACAACGGCGTCGACATGAACGACTACCAGTGGACCGTGGAGCCCCTCGAGAAATGGGACCAGTGGTACGGGGCCTGGATGGGGCTCGGCCGCAAGCACGAGGCGCTGGCCGTGGAGGCGGAGCGGGCGGGTCAGGCGGTCACCGCCGGCGAGGCCTACTACCGCGCCGCTATCGCCTACCACTTCGCCGTCTTCTGCTGGATCCACGACCTCGACGAGTACGCCGCCGGTCACCGGAAGAGGGTCGAGTGCTACGGCAAGGCGCTGCCCACTCTCGACCCGCCCGGCCAGCGCGTCGAGTTCCCGCTGGAGGGCATCACGCTGCCGGCCTATCTCCGGAAGCCGCGCGGCGTGGCGCGCCCGCCGGTCGTCCTGTTCATCTCCGGTCTCGACTCCGCCAAGGAGGAGCACGCGACGTTCGAGCGTTTCTTCCTCCAGCGCGGCCTGGCCACGCTCTCGCTCGACGGTCCCGGGCAGGGGGAGACGTGGTACCGCATGAAGATGCGGGTGGACTTCGAGGTCACGGCCACCGCCGCCATCGACTGGCTGCTGGGCCGCGGCGACGTCGACGGCACGCGGGTCGGCATCTGCGGCGTCAGCTTGGGGGGGTACCTGGCCCCCCGCTGCGCGGCGTTCGAGCCACGCCTCAAGGCGGTGGCCTCCTGCGGCGGCCTGCACAGCCTGGGCGACCGCGACTTCCTCAACGAGCACCATCTCCGCCGCTTCTGCCACATCTGGGGCGCCAAGGACGAGGCGGAGGTGCGGCAGAAGGCCAGGGGCGCGACGCTCGACGGCCCTGCCAAGAACATCCGGGCGCCGCTTCTGATCGTGCACGGCGAGAAGGACAACCTGATCCCGCCCTCCGACCCCTACCGGACCTACGAGCAGGCGAGCGGTCCCAAGCGGTGGGTCTGCTACCCCGAGGGCAATCACGTCTGCAACAACATCATTTATAAATACCGGCCGCTGGTGGCGGACTTCATGGCCGAGCACCTGGCCTGA